In Labrys monachus, the genomic stretch TCAGATTGCTCAGCAGGTCGCCGTAAAGCCAGTCGTAAAGCCTGTAATATGTGTAGGTGCCGAATACCAATATCATCGCCAGTATGAAGGCCGTATACCATACGATTATTCTTACTTGTATGGATCGTATGTTCATCAGGTGCTGGAATCTCCGAAGATGTATCCGGCGCCTCGCACCGTCCTGATCAGCTTGTGCGGGTATCCCTCGTCGATCTTGTTGCGGAGCTGGCGGATATAGACCTCGACGATGTTGGTCAGGCTTTCGAAGCTCTGGTCCCAGACATGTTCGAGGATCATGGCCCGCGAAAGGACGCGGCCGGCATTGGCCGCCAGATATTCCAGCAACGCATATTCCTTGCCGCTGAGTTCGATGCGCCGGTCGGCGCGCTTGGCCCGGTGCGTCACGCGATCGAGTTCGAAATCGGCGATATGGATGACGTCGGTCTGTTGCGCCGACCGCCGCCTCAGCAGGGCGCGCACCCTGACGAGCAACTCCATGAAGGCGAAGGGCTTGGTGAGGTAGTCGTCTGCCCCGCTCTCGAAATGGGTGACCTTGTCCTGGACCGAGGATCTCGCGGTGAGCATGATCACCGGCGTCTCGCAGTCGTCCTGGCGGATCTGCTTGA encodes the following:
- a CDS encoding response regulator, with translation MRLLLVEDEEKLAATLVNNLKSEGLGVDVAENGAKGILMATNYAYDLVILDITLPEPNGTQILKQIRQDDCETPVIMLTARSSVQDKVTHFESGADDYLTKPFAFMELLVRVRALLRRRSAQQTDVIHIADFELDRVTHRAKRADRRIELSGKEYALLEYLAANAGRVLSRAMILEHVWDQSFESLTNIVEVYIRQLRNKIDEGYPHKLIRTVRGAGYIFGDSST